A window of the Cutaneotrichosporon cavernicola HIS019 DNA, chromosome: 6 genome harbors these coding sequences:
- the PUS7 gene encoding uncharacterized protein (tRNA pseudouridine synthase D (TruD)), which produces MSGVPQEGKRPHPEDIGEPEPKRARATSPLNESSAPVIDSPREGAHPVSRLSLKPQPPVLPASLELATGSKADLSAKKGFVGEPEVGILAYLGDPHYTGIQGVIKQRFTDFLVNEISLSGEIVHLVDIGAPTEGLADAQKVGPVSEQKPQVADVAEGPAKNTVTDANPEPSSQLVVDNRPDWTGSTTTALRSHFSDETIVALHALLLEGKDVKRPVDAGWGGPRLKMTDEEEEMNIGQGRGRGRGRQQSDPSWGPADKREVVSQVISEKEARGAAHKAIRELFNGRFETSARDDPNGDQKIVIRWSNQRRGDGQRQQGKQRSNLPRYIHFTLQKTNRETMDCLGHISRVLKVHNKDLSVCGTKDKRAVTAQRVSFKRGNWTLDDMWRAVNGVKAGRRSEEEAVTRRGDRGTRIGDLCYAQKPLDLGMLKGNHFTITLRNVQGDSPEAIDAAMASIRDHGFVNYYGMQRFGTSTVPTHVTGLLLLLQKWGDAVDSILSLREGEHPDCTRARLIWLEDEDYKKALEIMPRRSVAERAIWEHWRKGNLVKDKLGALTAIPRNLRSMYVHAYQSYIWNIVVSARIKMSNTSALPGDLVYADGGDDDGDDGDGKPKSAASREVKELTEEDVNDYRLTDVVMPLPGWHIEYPGGPLGKLYEDMMAADGLDPRRMRREQREYSLPGSYRKIVHKPFNVSWEHVRYTDPDIPLAQADEDRLLGFNVPALDDAEGKFNALKISWSLGTSSYATMALREITRQETSSWHQIGLTAEGEDQAHKGSVEQKAD; this is translated from the exons ATGTCCGGCGTTCCACAGGAAGGCAAGCGCCCTCACCCAGAGGACATAGGAGAGCCTGAACCCAAGCGTGCAAGGGCGACGTCTCCGCTCAATGAGAGCAGCGCACCGGTCATTGACTCTCCTCGTGAAGGCGCTCATCCTGTGTCGCGTCTTAGTCTGAAGCCCCAGCCACCAGTACTTCCTGCGTCACTTGAGCTCGCGACGGGGTCAAAGGCTGACCTATCCGCGAAGAAGGGCTTCGTGGGTGAGCCAGAGGTTGGTATTCTCGCCTACCTGGGGGACCCTCACTACACTGGCATCCAGGGTGTCATTAAGCAGAG ATTCACGGACTTCCTTGTCAACGAGATTTCTCTCTCCGGTGAAATTGTCCACCTTGTCGACATTGGCGCGCCAACGGAGGGTTTGGCTGATGCGCAAAAGGTCGGTCCTGTAAGCGAGCAGAAGCCTCAGGTCGCCGATGTCGCAGAGGGCCCTGCCAAGAACACTGTAACGGACGCGAATCCGGAACCTTCATCGCAGCTTGTGGTCGACAACCGGCCTGACTGGACGGGCTCGACCACGACTGCTCTGCGGTCGCACTTTTCCGACGAGACCATCGTTGCTCTCCatgccctccttctcgagggTAAGGATGTCAAGAGACCTGTGGACGCGGGATGGGGTGGTCCTCGATTAAAGATGAcggatgaggaagaggagatgAACATTGGTCAAggccgcggccgtggcCGCGGTCGCCAGCAAAGCGACCCGTCATGGGGTCCGGCGGATAAACGCGAGGTCGTTTCCCAA GTCATCTctgagaaggaggcgcggGGTGCTGCTCACAAGGCGATTCGCGAGCTGTTCAATGGTCGCTTCGAGACAtcggcgcgcgacgacccCAACGGTGATCAGAAGATTGTCATTCGTTGGTCTAACCAACGTAGGGGTGACGGGCAGAGGCAGCAGGGAAAGC AGCGGTCAAACCTTCCCCGATACATTCATTTCACTCTGCAGAAAACTAACCGCGAAACGATGGACTGCCTCGGGCACATCTCGCGCGTCCTCAAGGTCCACAACAAGGATCTCAGTGTGTGCGGAACCAAGGACAAGCGTGCTGTTACAGCACAGCGCGTGTCGTTCAAGCGCGGTAACTGGACTCTTGATGACATGTGGAGAGCCGTCAATGGCGTGAAGGCTGGGAGGCggtccgaggaggaggcagtgacgcggcgcggggaCCGAGGAACTCGTATCGGTGACCTCTGCTATGCTCAGAAACCTCTTGACCTGGGGATGCTCAAGGGCAACCACTTTACCATCACACTCCG GAACGTCCAAGGCGACAGTCCGGAGGCAATTGATGCTGCTATGGCATCGATCCGGGACCATGGCTTTGTCAACTATTATG GCATGCAGCGTTTTGGGACATCGACCGTTCCCACGCACGTCACGGGGCTACTTCTTCTGCTGCAAAAGTGGGGTGATGCTGTCGACTCCATTCTCTCGCTTCGTGAAGGAGAGCACCCAGACTGTACCCGCGCTCGGCTGATCTGGCTTGAAGATGAGGACTACAAGAAGGCGCTGGAGATCATGCCGCGTCGCTCCGTCGCTGAGCGTGCAATCTGGGAGCACTGGAGGAAAggcaacctcgtcaaggacaagcTTGGTGCTCTTACAGCT ATTCCTCGCAATCTGCGCAGCATGTACGTCCATGCTTACCAGAGCTATATCTGGAACATTGTCGTCTCGGCACGCATTAAGATGTCCAACACATCCGCTCTGCCAGGAGACCTCGTCTATGCCGACGGTGGTGATGACG ACggagacgacggcgacggcaagccCAAATCTGCGGCGTCTCGAGAGGTCAAGGAATTGACAGAGGAGGATGTCAACGACTATCGCCTCACTGACGTCGTCATGCCCTTACCTGGTTGGCATATTGAGTACCCCGGTGGCCCGCTTGGCAAGCTGTACGAGGATATGATGGCGGCCGATGGACTTGACCCACGTAGGATGCGCCGGGAGCAGCG GGAGTACTCGTTACCAGGGAGCTATCGCAAGATCGTGCACAAGCCGTTTAACGTCTCGTGGGAGCACGTGAGGTACACGGACCCCGACATCCCTCTTGCTCAGGCTGACGAGGACCGTCTCCTCGGCTTCAACGTCCCAGCGCTGGATGATGCAGAGGGCAAATTCAACGCGCTCAAGATCTCATGGTCTTTGGGGACCTCGTCGTACGCCACAATGGCGCTGCGCGAAATCACTCGCCAGGAGACGTCGTCATGGCACCAGATTGGCCTCACTGCAGAGGGAGAGGACCAGGCGCATAAAGGAAGTGTGGAACAGAAGGCAGACTGA
- the ADI1 gene encoding uncharacterized protein (Catalyzes the formation of formate and 2-keto-4-methylthiobutyrate (KMTB) from 1,2-dihydroxy-3-keto-5-methylthiopentene (DHK-MTPene)), with translation MRAFYYDELPGDQRLMHDSGQAVSQQTLSDLGVLYHKIPIDAEGTWKQSIDKFAQTRGYKNRDQINVTPRGLGESYEAKIKMFFDEHLHDDEEIRYILDGSGFFDVRGKLGLAYSADDWWSHYGRQEVDPDPPRAGIYHRFTVDEGNDITAMRLFQDEPKWTPYSRAEDGTDTRESRHEYVRSVAVAA, from the exons ATGAGGGCGTTCTACTATGACGAGCTCCC CGGCGACCAACGCCTCATGCACGACTCGGGCCAGGCCGTGTCCCAGCAGACCCTCTCcgatctcggcgtcctctACCACAAGATCcccatcgacgccgagggcacGTGGAAGCAGTCCATTGACAAGTTTGCCCAGACGCGCGGCTACAAGAAC CGCGACCAGATCAACGTTACTCCTAGAGGGTTAGGCGAGTCATATGaggccaagatcaagatgTTCTTTGACGA GCACCTGcacgatgatgaggagatCCGCTACATTCTTGACGGTTCGGGCTTCTTTGACGTCCGCGGTAAGCTCGGTCTCGCGTACTCTGCTGATGACTGGTGGAGTCACTACGGGAGACAAGAGGTGGATCCGGATCCACCTCGTGCAGG GATTTACCACCGTTTCACTGTTGACGAGGGCAATGACATTACCGCAATGCGGTTGTTCCAGGACGAGCCAAAGTGGACCCCGTACTCtcgcgccgaggatggcACGGACACCCGCGAGTCGCGCCACGAATACGTCAGGTCCGTAGCTGTGGCGGCCTAA
- a CDS encoding uncharacterized protein (Serine/Threonine protein kinases, catalytic domain) — protein MEPETDQSSAYTLLEKLGMGSFGTVWKAVHNETGQVVAIKIINLETTTDDLDEIQAEIAHLRTCLSDKVTRYYGSFIKGYRLWILMEYLAGGSCQDLLQPGVFTEAQTSAVCRELLLGLDYLHTQGKIHRDIKAANVLFSATGEVKLADFGVAAQLSAYQSQRHTFVGTPFWMAPEVIQQTGYDARADIWSLGITAIEMAKGEPPMADFHPMKALFMIPKLDAPRLEGSYSKDFRSFVEMCLQKEPKNRATAKALLQHPFIRRAGSTSDLEKLVKRYATYKSNQKKKATSKPDPATIMGATVTTEWDFDDTIRGTLKGVPVNLNLEALETSIDASTVKGLRATGDQTVPDSSPQQQPELEEPSSRDQTIKAQPPTGPVKGNLLDQVLLPALDSAANRHPHSVYNLNAIRAGLAALGLNNPALAREIVDGVVERVQAQLPSNAESLSQPAGQSDLITYHSPVANLLLQRWLDQTTQLRA, from the exons ATGGAGCCAGAAACAGACCAGTCATCCGCTTATACCCTGCTAGAGAAGCTCGGTATGGGAAGCTTTGGCACGGTCTGGAAAGC CGTCCATAACGAGACTGGCCAAGTGGTCGCCATCAAGATCATCA ACTTGGAGACCACTACGGATGATCTTGATGAGATCCAAGCCGAGATTGCGCACCTTCGGACATGCCTTTCCGACAAGGTCACACGGTACTACGGCAGCTTCATCAAGGGCTATCGCCTATGGATCCTGATGGAATATCTTGCCGGAGGTAGCTGCCAGGACTTG CTCCAACCAGGTGTCTTCACCGAGGCCCAGACTTCAGCCGTTTGCCGTGAGCTGTTGCTTGGGCTCGACTACCTCCACACGCAGGGCAAGATCCATCGCGACATTAAGGCTGCCAACGTCCTCTTCTCTGCCACCGGTGAAGTCAAACTTG CCGACTTTGGCGTTGCCGCCCAGCTGTCGGCGTACCAGTCCCAACGACACACATTTGTCGGCACCCCGTTCTGGATGGCACCAGAAGTCATCCAACAGACAGGCTACGACGCGAGGGCAGACATTTGGTCTCTGGGTATCACTGCCATTGAAAtggccaagggcgagccgCCAATGGCCGACTTTCATCCCATGAAGGCCTTATTCATGAtccccaagctcgacgcgccacGGCTGGAGGGCTCCTACAGCAAAGACTTTCGGTCGTTCGTCGAGATGTGTCTCCAGAAGGAACCGAAGAAT CGAGCCACCGCGAAGGCATTGCTTCAACATCCCTTCATCCGCCGAGCAGGGTCCACCTCTGATCTGGAGAAATTGGTCAAGCGATACGCGACTTACAAGTCCAATCAAAAGAAGAAGGCGACATCGAAGCCTGATCCCGCCACAATTATGGGGGCTACAGTCACGACAGAGTGGGACTTTGACGACACTATCCGAGGGACACTCAAGGGCGTGCCGGTGAatctcaacctcgaggcaCTGGAG ACGTCGATCGATGCTAGCACCGTGAAAGGACTACGTGCGACTGGCGATCAGACTGTGCCCGACTCAAGCCCACAACAGCAACCAGAACTAGAAGAGCCCAGCTCTCGTGATCAAACAATCAAGGCCCAGCCGCCTACTGGGCCCGTAAAGGGTAACTTGTTGGATCAGGTCCTGCTGCCAGcgctcgactcggccgccaACCGACACCCACATTCTGTTTACAATCTGAACGCCATCCGTGCTGGATTAGCAGCTCTGGGACTGAACAACCCAGCACTAGCGCGTGAGATTGTCGACGGTGTTGTGGAGAG GGTTCAGGCCCAGTTACCGTCCAACGCGGAGTCACTGTCACAACCAGCTGGCCAGTCGGATCTCATCACGTACCACAGCCCGGTGGCCAACCTGCTGCTACAGCGAT GGTTAGATCAAACTACTCAATTACGCGCTTGA
- a CDS encoding uncharacterized protein (Stage II sporulation protein E (SpoIIE)), whose protein sequence is MSKPKPGLGKGLARTLAAHSASSAPSAVIHHPVALASIPLWDAPELGRRSYSSSSSPLRASVEALFSLPQYLPPSLLFDRPRQTFNDFVNPTTNPPPPPPAAAAIVRVPSPPHPAKQAKPAEVHSVLAPAQQLNNGTASATNPHLTYLGSRSNGIDIQPSTSLPDPNNLNLYSSSLIFHLGSSGAPKERTHIPPSRKRAVEPPPPRQRSFPLPDVTPPTTLQSVAVGEDSYFARVDGVCVADGVGGWSRSGTGPGDPGRWARLLTHFCEEEVERWWAGADDYMTTDDDVSGWAARAWKRGSEEKQKHRRPLDPVEIMQKGYEKCLACAAQEGIYGSSTCLLALLHHSTLLVANLGDCSLLIIRRGEVVFRTAEMQHAFNFPLQLGTHSRDEPMKDAKRYDIGVEKEDVVIVGSDGLMDNLFDEDILETLSEFAPPNQSGSLPPFSPQLVSEALLDRARAVSEQMTATTPFMMRAIEEGIDFVGGKKDDISVVVGVIGDRDGTTLTLDTKSHH, encoded by the exons ATGTCCAAGCCAAAGCCAGGACTAGGCAAGGGCCTCGCACGCACTCTCGCCGcccactcggcctcgtcggcgccctcggctGTTATTCACCACCCCGTCGCACTGGCCTCG ATTCCTCTCTGGGACGCTCCAGAGTTGGGACGTCGCTCTTACAGTTCGTCGTCATCCCCACTCCGTGCCTCTGTGGAAgccctcttctccctcccccaGTATCTTCCCCCATCCCTACTGTTTGACCGTCCGCGACAAACATTCAACGACTTTGTCAATCCCACTACAAATCCcccaccgccacctccaGCAGCCGCTGCAATCGTCCGGGTTCCTTCGCCCCCCCACCCTGCAAAGCAGGCCAAGCCAGCCGAAGTCCATTCTGTCCTTGCACCAGCACAGCAACTCAACAACGGCACTGCGTCTGCCACCAACCCTCACCTCACTTACCTCGGATCACGGTCCAACGGCATCGACATTCAGCCATCTACGTCGCTACCCGACCCAaacaacctcaacctctacTCTTCAAGCCTCATCTTCCACCTCGGCTCGAGCGGTGCGCCCAAGGAGCGAACGCATATCCCaccgtcgaggaagagagCCGTCGagccccctcctcctcgtcagcGGTCATTCCCACTGCCCGACGTGACACCGCCAACAACGCTCCAGTCTGTggccgtcggcgaggactCTTACTTTGCACGTGTCGATGGCGTGTGCGTTGCGGACGGAGTTGGCGGGTGGTCCCGATCTGGCACGGGCCCGGGAGACCCAGGCCGCTGGGCTCGCTTGTTGACACACTTTtgtgaggaagaggtggaGCGCTGGTGGGCTGGCGCAGATGATTACATGACAACCGACGACGATGTTTCTGgatgggcggcgcgcgcgtggaAGCGCGGGTCGGAGGAGAAACAGAAGCATCGACGCCCGCTTGATCCAGTTGAGATCATGCAAAAGGGGTACGAGAAATGCTTGGCCTGTGCTGCCCAAGAG GGAATCTACGGCTCATCGACGTGCCTCCTCGCTTTGCTGCACCACTCGACACTCTTGgtcgccaacctcggcgactGCAGCCTGCTCATCATCCGCCGGGGCGAAGTCGTATTCCGCACCGCAGAGATGCAGCATGCCTTCAACTTCCCTCTCCAACTCGGGACACactcgcgcgacgagcccatgaaggacgccaagcgcTATGACATTGGTGTCGAGAAAGAAGACGTCGTCATTGTTGGCAGCGACGGTCTGATGGACAACCTG TTTGATGAGGACATTCTGGAGACATTGTCCGAGTTTGCTCCTCCAAACCAGTCTGGTTCATTGCCACCGTTCTCGCCTCAGCTGGTTTCTGAAGCGTTGCTGGACCGTGCCCGTGCTGTCTCGGAGCAGATGACAGCGACCACTCCGTTCATGATGCGcgcgatcgaggagggGATCGACTTTGTAGGAGGTAAAAAGGACGACATTTCAGTTGTCGTCGGGGTCATCGGTGACCGCGACGGTACTACTCTGACACTAGACACCAAGTCGCACCACtag
- the MTM1 gene encoding uncharacterized protein (Belongs to the mitochondrial carrier (TC 2.A.29) family) yields MGHILHPPRTPHPHPDVEVPDLPDIMEDMDFEWPEAGPSRQRSALSDATLGPKAIAAMTGAVTTSLLMTPFDVLKTRLQTVQPHIRPEFLPPPVECCQTPLLMSGASTESIACATSTLPRAPPPRPQAVAYALAAPEGCYHPSKWAGIWGEAMSFEEAMTRGFLARGGFAEPKTAPTRGFWSEVAAVRRDAGVRGLWKGVGTTLTMAVPSSAIYMLGYEYLLAKLVPVFTNQPSSNAVLTPAPLIAGSLARSFSASIISPLEMFRTRLQALPMEGQPIPTYASTGRDMLALVREKGVTILWRGLGPTLWRDVPFSGLYWAGFEIIKGRLNSANSPLPPLTPIATSFVSGAVSGTFAALMTQPFDVLKTRRQVFTPSPGCSPEALRHRASTFPLALHVIRTEGWTALFAGVVPRCGKIAPACGLMIACYEGVGRYLEGKK; encoded by the exons ATGGGACACATTCTCCATCCACCACGCACACCGCACCCCCATCCCGATGTCGAGGTCCCAGATCTCCCGGACATAATGGAGGACATGGACTTTGAGTGGCCAGAAGCAGGGCCATCGAGGCagcgctcggcgctctcgGACGCGACACTTGGCCCCAAGGCGATCGCGGCGATGACAGGCGCGGTGACCACATCACTCCTCA TGACTCCTTTCGACGTGCTCAAAACACGTCTCCAAACCGTGCAGCCGCATATCCGCCCCGAATTCCTCCCGCCACCCGTCGAATGCTGTCAAACTCCGCTACTGATGTCTGGCGCTAGCACAGAGAGCATCGCCTGCGCGACTTCGACCTTGCCCCgcgcaccaccaccacgacCGCAGGCCGTCGCGTACGCACTCGCGGCACCCGAAGGTTGTTATCACCCCAGCAAATGGGCGGGCATCTGGGGCGAGGCCATGAGCTTTGAGGAAGCCATGACACGAGGGTTCCTCGCTCGCGGTGGGTTTGCCGAACCCAAGACGGCTCCAACCCGCGGATTCTGGAGTGAGGTTGCAGCCGTGCGCCGCGATGCTGGCGTCCGTGGACTGTGGAAAGGTGTAGGGACAACACT CACTATGGCCGTACCATCATCAGCGATCTACATGCTCGGGTACGAATACCTGctggccaagctcgtcccGGTCTTTACCAACCAACCTTCGTCGAACGCGGTCCTGACGCCCGCTCCACTCATCGCGGGTAGTCTCGCGCGCTCGTTTAGCGCAAGTATCATCTCGCCGCTGGAGATGTTCCGCACGCGTCTGCAGGCACTGCCGATGGAAGGGCAGCCGATTCCAACTTATGCGTCGACAGGGCGCGACATGCTCGCACTCGTACGCGAAAAGGGCGTAACCATCCTGTGGCGCGGTCTCGGGCCTACGCTCTGGCGCGATGTTCCTTTCTCGGGCCTGTACTGGGCCGGGTTTGAAATTATCAAGGGGCGCCTCAACAGCGCCAactcgcccttgccgccaCTCACGCCGATCGCCACGTCGTTTGTCTCGGGTGCTGTTAGCGGCACGTTTGCCGCCCTTATGACCCAGCCGTTTGACGTGCTCAAGACGCGCCGCCAGGTGTTTACACCCTCGCCTGGCTGTTCCCCAGAGGCCCTCCGCCACCGTGCAAGCACGTTCCCTCTCGCTCTCCACGTTATCCGCACCGAAGGATGGACAGCGCTCTTTGCTGGAGTCGTGCCGCGTTGCGGTAAGATCGCGCCCGCGTGCGGCCTCATGATCGCCTGTTATGAGGGCGTGGGCCGGTacctcgagggcaagaagTAA
- the PUS7 gene encoding uncharacterized protein (tRNA pseudouridine synthase D (TruD)), which yields MTPNREALTTLSPNHEIDHMTQATCRLYPIFQNTKNGRVSTTPKTRRKSCVNSPDKSSPSSSESSKRARVSLNPSSGVGRENIAHYFAPRTPLRQGASGASLVKDTGPPAPPPTKSVPNVWRRQRRRLGQPSSRGLLGPHAHSTFLTSLTTGMSNTPHHRPSSITLPSLNSAMGDRDHDPALVVTFNNAAKILAGEDASATGRRRLLAIGGEEGAIRIVDVDQPLESDAPDYWWSAHNNGIFDLKWTRDDERLRSVSRTITSLVSLESMPGILASGGSFDGVVKLWDVRVPAPMSSQRPKATSAGDLPDPTVSGANPSRRPRSVNALCEDPRTGDLYTLCGDSQIHVLRPSAAHAMDPFEAILPYSVWF from the exons ATGACTCCAAATAGAGAAGCATTGACGACACTTTCGCCCAACCACGAGATCGACCACATGACGCAAGCTACCTGCAGATTGTATCCAATCTTCCAGAACACCAAGAATGGACGCGTCTCGACAACTCCAAAAACGCGCCGCAAATCGTGTGTTAATTCCCCAGACAAATCCAGTcccagcagcagcgagTCCTCAAAGCGTGCGCGTGTCTCCCTCAACCCTTCATCTGGCGTCGGCCGTGAAAACATAGCGCACTACTTTGCCCCACGTACCCCTCTCCGCCAGGGGGCCTCTGGTGCCAGCTTGGTCAAGGACACGGGCCCACCAgctccaccaccaaccaAGTCTGTTCCTAATGTGTGGCGTaggcagcggcggcgcctAGGGCAACCATCCTCGCGTGGTTTGT TAGGTCCTCACGCACActcaaccttcctcactTCACTCACAACTGGCATGTCCAACACTCCTCATCACCGCCCAAGCAGCATCACCCTCCCTTCCTTGAACAGCGCGATGGGCGACCGTGATCACGATCCAGCGCTGGTCGTTACCTTCAACAACGCCGCCAAGATCCTggccggcgaggatgcCTCAGCAACCGGGAGGCGGCGTCTTCTGGCCATtggaggcgaggaaggcgcaATCCGGATTGTTGACGTCGACCAGCCTCTCGAGAGTGACGCGCCCGATTACTGGTGGAGTGCCCACAACAACGGCATCTTCGACCTCAAGTGGACCAGAGACGATGAACGCCTT CGATCTGTCTCCCGTACGATCACCAGCCTCGTCTCGCTGGAGTCGATGCCTGGCATTCTTGCCTCCGGTGGCTCCTTTGACGG CGTCGTTAAACTCTGGGATGTTCGCGTTCCCGCTCCCATGTCCTCTCAGCGTCCCAAGGCCACCTCGGCGGGCGACCTCCCTGACCCAACGGTGTCTGGCGCGAACCCTTCGCGTCGCCCACGGTCCGTGAATGCTCTCTGCGAGGACCCACGTACTGGCGACCTCTACACCCTCTGTGGCGATTCCCAGATCCACGTCCTTCGACCGTCTGCGGCTCACGCTATGGATCCATTCGAGGCGATTCTGCCCTACAG CGTGTGGTTCTAG
- the SPT3 gene encoding uncharacterized protein (Transcription initiation factor IID, 18kD subunit) — translation MSGLAIPNTAKRPPAGLALPGAVPSASNSPAPSSTAAIPLQPRPSSTAPAAQASGAGGRPGESGRLSASPSPEPDEDGDADGDDDDDEGLGQSSKKSSKNSKKKKGAPTASAGLEAAGKQDYKYTNEISQMMFVFGEVQDPLPETVKLVEDIVRGQIIEIVTRARLLTHIRSSRFLSAEDLIFLIRDDRGKVNRLRTYLSWKDVRKKAKEEEDGDVDVEETDKANQKGRKPIVKLSWELLTPFSDFMRSLPTQQNRNEDDEEEDDDELQAHQDSMQRLRDADEITKKMTKDEYVHYSDCRQASFTYRKARRFRDFINFSAYLDVRPNDDIVDILGFLAFEMVRSLCVTALEVREQIEKSSQPASSGRLAASASPLKRKLQSLESSPTKRARNDLSPSAEPDDSRRFGTGGANPTPRSLFAPPPSARQPLLPSHVLEAFAQIQRKQTSSRVGGMRNWRGAMARGRVALV, via the exons ATGTCGGGCCTCGCCATCCCCAACACGGCCAAGCGGCCACCTGCCGGTCTTGCGCTGCCCGGTGCTGTTCCCTCTGCATCCAACTCTCCCGCCCCTTCAAGTACTGCGGCCATCCCGTTGCAGCCGCGTCCTTCTTCAACTGCGCCTGCAGCGCAGGCGTCGGGTGCCGGTGGGCGCCCCGGTGAATCCGGAAGGCTGTCGGCTTCTCCATCGCCCGAGCCGGACGAAGATGGGGACGCtgacggtgacgacgacgatgatgaggggTTAGGCCAAAGCTCCAAGAAGTCGAGCAAGAActcgaagaagaagaaaGGCGCGCCAACGGCTTCTGCCGGATTGGAAGCAGCGGGCAAGCAAGACTACAAGTACACGAATGAGATCTCACAGATG ATGTTCGTGTTCGGAGAAGTCCAAGACCCCTTGCCGGAGACTGTCAAGCTCGTGGAAGACATTGTCCGCGGGCAGATCATCGAGATT GtcactcgcgctcggctgCTCACGCACATCCGCTCCTCTCGCTTCTTGTCGGCAGAAGACTTGATCTTCCTCATCCGCGATGACCGTGGCAAGGTCAATCGCTTGCGGACGTACCTCAGCTGGAAGGACGTCcgcaagaaggccaaggaggaggaggacggcgatgttgatgttgagGAGACAG ACAAGGCAAACCAGAAAGGGCGTAAACCTATCGTCAAGCTCTCCTGGGAGCTACTCACCCCGTTCTCCGACTTCATGCGCTCGCTGCCGACACAACAAAACCGAaacgaagacgacgaggaagaagacgacgacgagcttcAAGCTCACCAGGACAGCATGCAACGCCTCCGA GACGCAGACGAGATTACCAAGAAGATGACAAAGGACGAGTACGTCCACTACTCGGACTGTCGGCAAGCGTCGTTTACATACCGCAAAG CTCGGCGCTTCCGCGACTTCATCAACTTCAGTGCCTACCTGGACGTGCGGCCCAACGACGATATCGTCGATATCCTTGGCTTCCTCGCTTTCGAGATGGTCCGCTCCTTGTGCGTAACTGCTCTAGAAGTCCGCGAGCAAATTGAGAAGAGCTCGCAGCCTGCATCCAGTGGTCGTCTGGCTGCCAGTGCATCGCcgctcaagcgcaagctccAAAGCTTGGAAAGCTCGCCGACAAAGCGTGCAAGGAACGATCTGTCCCCATCTGCCGAACCAGACGACTCTCGTCGTTTCGGGACTGGCGGGGCTAACCCAACCCCACGTTCGCTATTCGCGCCACCGCCCAGTGCTCGGCAACCGCTGCTGCCGTCCCACGTCCTGGAGGCGTTTGCCCAAATCCAGCGCAAGCAGACGTCGAGTCGCGTCGGAGGCATGCGCAATTGGCGGGGGGCCATGGCGCGCGGTCGTGTCGCCTTGGTGTAA
- the PRE10 gene encoding uncharacterized protein (Proteasome subunit A N-terminal signature Add an annotation) gives MSSIGTGYDLSVSTYSPDGRLFQVEYANKAVEAAGVAVGLRCKDGVVLGVERLLHSKLLVKGGNRRIQSVDEHIGLATAGLLADGRHLGSRLRDEAYNFRDTYNSPATVQILSDRLSGYVQAYTCYGSVRPFGVSSLIAGVDKTGPRLFCIEPSGVYYGYRACAVGKGKALAKTELEKIIARETDGGSGITVREAVNEIARIIYLVHNDNEDREFELEMTWVGPETGFKHAAVPADLLAEAEAAAKAALEEGMEED, from the exons ATGTCGTCAATCGGAACAGGTTACGACCTCTCGGTGTCTACATACTCGCCTGACGGCCGTCTCTTCCAGGTCGAGTACGCCAACAAGGCTGTGGAAGCAGCTGG TGTTGCTGTTGGGCTTCGCTGCAAGGACGGTGTTGTCCTCGGTGTCGAACGCCTTCTCCACTCCAAGCTGCTCGTCAAGGGAGGAAACCGCCGTATCCAAtcggtcgacgagcacatCGGACTGGCGACCGCCGGTCTTCTCGCCGACGGTCGCCATCTTGGGAGCCGGCTTCGCGATGAGGCTTACAACTTCCGGGACACGTACAATTCGCCAGCCACAGTTCAG ATCCTGTCCGACCGCCTCTCGGGATACGTCCAGGCGTACACTTGCTACGGTTCTGTCCGTCCGTTTGGTGTCTCGAGCCTGATCGCTGGTGTTGACAAGACTGGGCCTCGTTTGTTCTGCATCGAGCCCTCGGGAGTCTACTATGGGTATCGTGCATGCGCCGttggcaagggcaaggcgctTGCCAAAACGGAACTCGAGAAGATTATTGCGCGCGAGACGGATGGCGGGAGTGGCATCACTGTTCGTGAGGCTGTCAACGAGATTGCTCGCAT TATCTACCTCGTCCACAATGACAACGAAGACCGCGAGTTCGAGCTGGAAATGACCTGGGTTGGCCCAGAGACCGGGTTTAAGCACGCGGCTGTCCCGGCAGAcctgctcgccgaggcggaggcaGCCGCGAAGGCCGCACTCGAGGAGGGAATGGAGGAGGACTGA